Part of the Pseudomonas sp. Leaf58 genome is shown below.
TTCTTCCCCATGCATTTCGTGGGGTTGGCCGGCATGCCAAGGCGAATCCCTGACTACAACCTGCAGTTCGCCGACTTCAACATGGTGTCGTCGATCGGCGCGTTCATGTTCGGCGCCACGCAGATCTTCTTCCTGTTCATTGTCATCCGGTGCATCCGCGGCGGCGCACCTGCACCAGCCAAACCGTGGGACGGTGCCGAGGGCCTGGAGTGGTCGATCCCCTCGCCTGCGCCCTACCACACCTTCCAGACGCCACCGGAAGTGAAATAGGAACGCTGCCATGACCGGCCTGACGCTGAAACGCCTGGTACTGCGCCTGCTGATGCTGACGGTGGTGATGTTCGCCTTCGGCTTTGCCCTGGTGCCGATCTACGACGTGATGTGCAAGGCCTTTGGCATCAACGGCAAGACTGGCGTGCAATACGAAGGCAGCCAGGTCAGTGACCCGACGCGGTCGGTGCGTGTGCAATTCATGTCGACCAATGCCAGCGACATGGTCTGGGACTTCTATTCCACGGCCGACCAGCTGGAGGTCAACCCGGGGGCGGTCAACCAGATGATCTTCATCGCCCATAACCCCACCGATCGGCCGATGAGTGCGCAAGCCATCCCTAGCATCACCCCGGCCGAGGCCGCGGCGTACTTCCACAAGACCGAGTGCTTCTGCTTTACCCAGCAGGTGCTGCAGCCTGGCGAACGCATCGAGATGCCGGTGCGCTTCATCGTCGACCGCGACCTGCCGGCCAGCGTGAAGCACCTGACACTGGCCTACACCTTGTTCGACATCACCGCTCGCCACCCGCCCGTCGCGCATGTCGCGGCCCAGGACGTCCAGGGCGCCCGTTAAGGGAAGGAGAACAGCAATGGCAAGTCATCAGCACTACTATGTCCCGGCGCAGAGCAAGTGGCCGATCATCGCCACCATCGGCATGTTCATCACGGTGTTTGGCCTGGGTACCTGGTTCAACGATATGAAGGCAGGGCACCCGGACTCGCACGGCCCGCTGATTTTCTTCGTCGGCGCGTTGTTCCTGGCATACATGCTGTTCGGCTGGTTCGGTTCGGTGGTCCGGGAAAGCCGCGCGGGGCTATACAGCCCGCAGTTGGATCGCTCGTTCCGTTGGGGCATGAGCTGGTTCATCTTCTCCGAGGTGATGTTCTTCCTGGCCTTCTTCGGTGCGTTGTTCTATGTACGCGTGCTAGCTGGGCCGTGGCTGGGAGGTGAAGGGGCCAAGGGGGTTGCCCACATGCTGTGGCCAACCTTCGAGTTCACCTGGCCGTTGCTGCACACGCCCGACCCGAAACTGTTCCCGCCGCCCAAGGAAGTGATTGACCCGTGGCACCTGCCGTTGATCAACACCATCTTGCTGGTCAGCTCCAGCGTGACCATCACCATCGCCCACCATGCCCTGCGCCGTAACCACCGTGGCCCGCTGAAAGTCTGGATGGCCCTGACCATCATCCTCGGCATCAGCTTTATCGCGCTGCAGGCCTTCGAGTACCACGAGGCCTATACCAAGCTGGGCCTGACGCTGGGGTCGGGGATTTATGGTGCGACGTTCTTCATGCTAACCGGCTTCCACGGCGCCCACGTGACCTTGGGCACGATCATCCTGATCGTGATGTTCGTGCGCATCTTGCGCGGGCATTTCAACCCGGAAAAACACTTTGGCTTCGAGGCGGCCAGTTGGTACTGGCACTTCGTCGACGTGGTGTGGGTAGGGTTGTTTATCTTTGTATACGTACTCTGACAGGCACCCGAGAACCCGCTTGTGGGAGCTTTCCGTCATGGCGATACCGATTCAGAAGGGGGCATGTGAAACCAGCTGACCGCTGATAAAGCCCCAGGCGATCAGGCCGATGGTCAATGCCGCCAGGGTTACCCGCACAGTCAGCGCTTTCAGCAGGCGGGTTGAGTTTTCGTCGTCCTTGACCAGAAACACCAAGCCACTGAACAGGCTGGCAATCGTGGCCAACAGCATCAGGACAATCGCGGCCTTGAGCATGGCGATACTCCGGGGGGATGCGGTGATGTGGATAAGTATAGCGATCGACCTGGCGAGGCTGCGATGAGGCCGTTTCGCCCGGGCTGGTTACCCACCCTGGTAGTGCTCGCGCTGCTGCCGGGGCTGATCGCGCTTGGCTGCTGGCAACTCGGTCGCGCCGAGGAAAAGCGCATGTTGCTAGCCATCTATGCTGAGCGCCAGATCGAGGCGCCCCGGGCCACTGCGCAACTGACGGCGAGCCAAGACAACGCCTACCGCCATGTGCATCTTTATGGCCGTTTCGACGCCGAGCACAGCCTGCTGTTGGACAACCGCATGCGCGATGGCCAGGCCGGTGTCGAGCTGCTGCAGCCTTTTCATGACCAAGCCAGTGGCCTATGGCTGCTGGTCAATCGCGGCTGGTTACCGTGGCCGGACCGCCGGGTGCCGGTGCAATTCGCTACTCCTTCCCAAACGTTGGCGCTGGACGCTTCGGTGTATGTCGCGCCCGGCAGCACGTTCCAGCTGCATCCCGACCCTGCAGGCGGCCAGTGGCCGCGCCTGCTGACCGCGGTGGATGCCGCGCAGCTATGGCAACGACTCGGTCGTGAAGGCTTCGCCCATGAACTGCGCCTGCAACCTGGCCCGGCGGCCTATCGCCTGGGCTGGCCGGTAGTCGCCATGGGCCCGGAGAAACATCTGGGGTATGCCGTGCAGTGGTTTGCCCTGGCGTTCGCTTTGGTACTGCTTTACCTCTACTTCGGCTGGCACCACAACAAGGAGAAACGCCATGGCCACCGCCACTCCACTGGAAGTGCCTGAACCTGGCAAGCCCAGAGCCCGTGGGCGTTTGCAGCTGATATTAATCCTGCTGGTGGTGCTTGGGCCGATGATTCTGGCCACCAGCATGTACAAGCTCAGTTTCTGGGTGCCGGAAGGCCGCAGCTACCACGGGGTGATGATTGGCAACGGCGAGAGCCGTACCGATATCGGCGTGGCAGGCCAGGACGAGCGTTGGCAACTGCTGGTGAGCGCGCCCGAAGCCTGTGCCGAAGATTGCCAGCGGCTGGTGTACCTGGCCCGGCAGATTCAGGTGGGCCTGGGTCGTGATGCCAGCCGTGCCAGCCATGCACTGGCAGCTGCCCAGCCGGTGAGCGCTGACTACCAGGCGCTGCTTGGCCGCGAGTACCCGCAGTTGCAGCGTTACCCGCTGGATGCACAACGTTACCTGCAAAAGGTCGGCGAGGCTGGCCCGCAGCTGTGGATCGTCGACCCGCACGGCAACCTGGTGTTGCGCTACGACGCCAAGGCCAACGGTAAGCATGTGCTGGACGACCTGCGCCACCTGCTCAAGCTGTCCAACATTGGCTAGGAGCCCGCCATGGCCAGACCCGGATTCCGCCTTGCTGTGTTCGCCACCCTGCTGGCACTGTTGGTCGTCCTGCTCGGTGCCTATACCCGCCTGACCCACGCCGGGCTCGGCTGCCCGGACTGGCCGGGTTGCTATGGCTTCATTAGCGTGCCCAAGGGTGAAGCTCAGCTGGCGCATGCCGAGCTGCACTTTCCTGAGCACCCGGTGGAAGCCGCCAAGGGCTGGGCCGAGATGGTCCATCGCTACTTTGCCGGCACCCTGGCCGTGGTGATTGCCCTGCTCGCCTTGCAGGCGGTGCGCCGGCATGCCCGCGATGGTCAGCCTTATCGCCTGCCGGTGCTGTTGCTGGGCGTGGTGCTGGCCCAGGCAGCCTTCGGCATGTGGACGGTCACCTTGAAGCTGTGGCCGCAAGTGGTCACCGCGCATTTACTGGGTGGTTTCACCACCCTCAGCCTGCTGTTCCTGTTGTCCCTGCGTCTATCTCGGGCCTTTGCGCCGCTGCCAAAACTGCCATTGAGCCTGCGCCGGATTGCCGCGTTGGCGCTGCTGGTGGTGATCGGCCAGATTGCCTTGGGCGGTTGGGTCAGCGCCAATTACGCGGCTGTCGCCTGTATCGACCTGCCCACCTGCCATGGCCAGTGGTGGCCTGCGGCGGACTTCAGCAACGGTTTCCACCTCACTCAGCACGTCGGCCCCAACTACCTGGGCGGCCAGTTGGACAGTGATGCGCGCACAGCCATCCATATCAGCCATCGCCTGGGGGCGTTACTGGTGACCGGTGTGCTGCTGATGCTCAGCTGGAAACTGCACCGCTGTGGCCTACCTGGCCTGGCGCGGCTGGTGTTGCTGGCACTGGCCGTTCAAGTCGGCCTGGGCATCAGCAATGTGCTGTTGCACCTGCCACTGGCCGTGGCGGTGGCGCACAACGCTGGTGGCGCGCTGCTGCTGCTGAGCATGGTGCTGGTGAACTACCGCATCCGTGTGGTCGACAAGGTGCGCGTGGGGGTCGGCCATGGCTGGCGCTTGCGGCCGGTTGCAGGCGTCGGCATTTCCCATCACATGAGGAACGATTCGTGGCGACGCTTCTGAGCGCACGTCGGGCCAGCTGGCGGGATTACCTGGAGCTGACCAAGCCCAAGGTGGTGGTGCTGATGCTGATCACCTCGCTGGCGGGTATGTTCCTCGCCACCCGTGCGGGCGTGAGTTGGAGCGTGTTGTTGTTCGGCAACTTGGGTATCGGCCTGTGTGCCAGCGGTGCGGCGGTGGTCAACCATGTAGTCGATCGGCGCATCGACGCGCTGATGGCACGTACCCACAAGCGGCCCCTGGCCCAGGGCCGGGTCGAGCCGCTGCCAGCGCTGCTGTTCGCCTTGGCGCTGGCGTTGTTGGGCATGGCCTTGCTGCTGGTGTTCACCAATGCCCTCACCGCCTGGCTGACCCTGGCCTCCTTGCTGGGCTATGCGGTGCTCTATACCGGCTTCCTCAAGCGGGCCACACCGCAGAACATCGTCATCGGTGGCTTGGCGGGTGCCGCCCCACCATTGCTAGGCTGGGTGGCGGTCAGTGGCCATGTCAGCGCCGAGCCCTTGCTGCTGGTGCTGATCATCTTCGCCTGGACCCCACCCCACTTCTGGGCGCTGGCTATCCACCGCAAGGAGGAGTACGCCAAGGCCGATATCCCGATGCTGCCGGTAACCCATGGCGAGCGCTACACCAAGCTGCACATCCTGCTGTACACCCTGGTGTTGCTGGCGGTGAGCCTGCTGCCCTACGCCATCCACATGAGCGGCCCGCTGTACCTGGCCTGCGCCCTGTTGTTGGGCCTGCGCTTCCTGCATTGGGCCTGGGTGTTGTACCGTGGCAGCCGGCCGCACGCGGCAATCGGCACCTTCAAGTACTCTATCGGCTACCTGTTTGCGCTGTTCATCGCGTTGCTCCTTGACCACTACTTGTTGCTGAACCTATGACCCGAACCCAGAAAACCGTCTTCATCCTTGTTGCCGTGGTCGCGTTGATCATGGGCCTGACCGTCAACAAGGTCCTCAATGGCCGCGACCAACCCAACCCCACCGAGCTGATCGATGCCGGCATCATCCTGCTGCCGCAAAGCCGTACCGTGGCCGATGTGACCATGACCAACCAGGACGGCCAGCCGGTGCAACTGGACGACTTAAAGGGCAAATGGTCGCTGCTGTTCTTTGGCTACACCTACTGCCCGGACATCTGCCCGACCACCCTGGCCCAGTTGCGCCAGGTTAAGAGCGAGCTGCCCAAGGAGGCTGTGGAGCGGCTGCAGGTGGTACTGGTGAGCGTGGACCCGAACCGCGACACGCCGAACCAGTTGAAGCAGTACCTGGGCTATTTCGACAAGGATTTCGTTGGGGTGGCAGGGTCGATCGAGGATACTCAGAAACTGGCCAATGCCTTGAGCATTCCGTTCATCCCGGCGGATACCAGCAAGCCGGGGTATACCGTGGACCACAGTGGCAACCTGGCGGTTGTCGGGCCGGATGGGCGTCAGCGCGGGTTCATTCGGGCGCCATTCAACAACCAGAAGCTGGTGGCGCAGTTGCCGGGGCTCGTGAAGCGAGATTGAGTGGGCCTTAAAAGCTTCGCGGGCAAGCCCGCTCCTACAGGATTATCGATAGCCTTGGGCCTGGCGATATACCTGCAGGAGCGGGCTTGCCCGCGAAGAACCCAGCACGATTGTTGGCTTAGAACGCCGGAACCACAGCGCCTTTATACTTCTCGTTGATGAACTGCTTCACTTCAGGCGAGTGCAGCGCAGCGGCCAGCTTCTTCATCGCGTCCGAATCCTTGTTGTCTGGGCGAGCAACCAGGATGTTCACATAGGGCGAGTCGCTGCCTTCGATGGCCAGGGCGTCTTTTTCTGGGTTCAGCTTGGCTTCTAGCGCGTAGTTGGTGTTGATCAGGGCGGCATCGACCTGGGTCAGCACGCGCGGGATGGTGGCGGCTTCCAGCTCACGGAACTTCAGGTTTTTCGGGTTCTCGGCAACATCCTTCACAGTGGACAGGATGTTCTTGTTGTCCTTCAGCTTGATTACCCCAGCCTTGTCCAGCAGCAGCAGGGCGCGGCCGCCGTTGGTGGCATCGTTGGGGATGACCACGGTAGCGCCGGAGGACAGCTCTTCCAGCTTCTTGATCTTGGTCGAGTACACGCCCAGCGGCTCGATGTGCACGCCGGCTACGCTCACCAGGTTGGTGCCCTTGGCCTTGTTGAACTCATCCAGGTACGGCTGGTGCTGGAAGAAGTTGGCATCCAGGCGCTTTTCGGCAACCTGTACGTTTGGCTGGATGTAGTCGGTGAATTCCTTGACCTTCAGCTCCACGCCCTCTTTGGCCAGCGCAGGTTTGACGAAGTTGAGGATTTCGGCGTGCGGCACTGGGGTAGCGGCAACGGTGAGGGACTCGGCGTTGGCCGAGAAGGCCGCGACAGCGGCGACAACAGCAAGCAGCTTCTTCATTGATCACTCCTTGTGAGGGCCGCGACGGCCCCCGAACGGGTCGGCTGGGCCGACCCCATTGGGGTTACTTACGGGAAAAATGCACGACCAGTTTGTCGCCCACGCTCTGCAGCACTTGAACCAGTACCAGCAACAGCACCACGGTGACGACCATCACATCGGTCTGGAAGCGCTGGTAACCGAAGCGGATGGCCAGGTCGCCCAAGCCGCCGGCACCGACCACGCCGGCCATGGCGGTGTACGACACCAGGGTGATGGCGGTTACGGTAATGGCCGCGAAGATGCCCGGGCGGGCTTCTGGCAGCAATGCGCTGGTGATGATCTGCCGGGTGGTTGCACCCATCGACTGGGTGGCTTCGATGATGCCGCGGTCTACTTCACGCAGGGCGGTTTCCACCAGGCGCGCGAAGAACGGCGTGGCGCCTACCACCAGCGGCGGGATGGCGCCGGCGACGCCCAGCGAGGTGCCGGTGATCAGCACGGTAATCGGGATCATCACGATCAGCAGGATGATGAACGGCAGCGAACGCAGGATGTTGACGACCAGCGACAGCAGCGCATACACGCCCTTCTGCTCGAACATCTGCTTCGGCCCGCAGAGGAATAGCAGCACGCCCAGCGGCAGGCCCAGCAGCACGGTGAAGAACAGCGAGCCGAACAGCATGATCATGGTGTCGATGGTGGCCAGCCAGATTTCGGCCCAGTCGACGTTGGCAAAGAAATTCAGGGCGTCCATCAACGCAGTACCTCCATATGTACGTCAGCTGCCTTGAAGCGGGCAAATGCCGCTTCCATGTCACCGCCGATCAGGGCGAGGGTGAGCTGGCCATAGGGGACATCCTTGATACGGTCGATACGCCCAGCGAGGATGCTGTAGTCCACACCGGTTTCGCGGGCCACGGTGCCTAGCAGCGGCGCGTAGGTGGCGTCGCCCTGGAAGGTCAGGCGCACGATGCGGCCTGGCACATGGGCAAAGTCGTCGCGCTGCTCGCCTTCGTCGACCTGCTCGTCTTCCTGGACGAAACGCTTGGTGGTGGCGTGCTGCGGGTGCAGGAACACCTCGGCCACCGAGCCCTGCTCGACGATGTGGCCGGCGTCCATCACTGCTACGCAGTCGCAGACCCGGCGGATCACGTCCATCTCGTGGGTGATCAGCACGATGGTCAGCTTCAGTTCACGGTTGATTTCGGCCAGTAATTGCAGGACCGAAGCCGTGGTTTGCGGGTCGAGGGCGCTGGTGGCCTCGTCGCACAGCAGGATCTTGGGGTTGGTGGACAGGGCGCGGGCGATGCCGACGCGTTGCTTCTGGCCGCCAGACAACTGCGCCGGATACTTTTTGGCGTGGTCCGACAGGCCGACGCGGGCCAGCAGTTCGGTGACGCGCTTGTCGATTTCGCTGCGCGACAGGTCGCCGGCCAGGGTCAGCGGCAGCGCGACGTTGTCGGCGACGGTCTTGGAAGCCAGCAGGTTGAAGTGCTGGAAAATCATCCCGACCTGCTGGCGGAAGCCGCGCAGCTGGCTGGCGTTGAAGGCGGTGACGTCTTCGCCGTCGACGATGATCTTGCCACCAGAAGGCTCTTCCAGGCGGTTGATCAGGCGCAGCATGGTGCTTTTGCCGGCACCAGAGTGGCCGATAAGGCCGAACACTTGGCCATCTTCGATGGTCAGGCTGGTCGGATTCAGTGCGGGGATTTCCCTACCGGCAACGCGGTAGGTTTTATGTACCTGTTGGAACTCGATCACGTAGCGAACCTTGTGGGGCGCATGGAATTTGGGTCAGCGGTTAGCTGTGGTCGCGCATTTTAGCCTTTTCCTATAGCTGTTCTTAGCATTTATTTCGTAATGCACCAATCCTTCGGGCATATAGCGACAACCGGTAATTCTGATTGAACGCTCGGCAAAGCACTCCAGTCACTACTTGCACAAGCCCGACACGGGTACGCCTGAACTGATGAAGGAGAGCCGACCATGCCCAGCAAGAACACGGACGCGCCGAAGCACAGCGAAGCCGCCGGCACACAGACCCCCGACCGGGCCAACACCAATGCCAAGCTGCAGAGCCTGGAAGCTGCGCGCAGTGATGCCACAGGCCATGCACTGCGTACCAATCAGGGTGTGCGCATTGCAGACAACCAGAACACGCTGAAAGCCGGCGACCGTGGGCCCTCGCTGCTTGAAGACTTCATCATGCGCGAGAAGATCACGCACTTTGACCACGAGCGTATTCCGGAGCGCATCGTGCATGCGCGGGGTACCGGTGCGCACGGCTATTTCCAGAGCTATGGCAACCACGCAGAACTGACCAAGGCTGGCTTTTTACAGGACCCGGAGCAACTCACCCCGGTTTTCGTGCGGTTTTCCACGGTGCAGGGCCCACGTGGCTCAGCGGATACCGTGCGCGACGTGCGTGGCTTTGCGGTGAAGTTCTACACCGATGAGGGCAATTTCGACCTGGTGGGCAACAATATGCCGGTGTTCTTCATTCAGGATGCGATCAAGTTCCCCGACTTCGTCCATGCCGTGAAACCCGAACCGCACAACGAAATCCCAACGGGTGCGTCGGCACATGACACCTTTTGGGATTTCGTTTCGTTGGTGCCCGAGTCGGCCCATATGGTGATGTGGGCGATGTCGGACCGCGCGATCCCGCGCAGCTTGCGGATGATGGAAGGTTTCGGGGTTCATACCTTCCGCCTGATCAACGCCCAGGGCGAGACCAGTTTCGTCAAATTCCACTGGAAACCGCGTCAGGGTGTGCATTCCCTGCTGTGGGACGAAGCGCAAAAGCTGGCAGGCAAAGACGCCGACTTCCAGCGTCGCGACCTGTGGGAAGCCATTGAGACGGGCGATTACCCGGAATGGGAGCTGGGCGTGCAGGTCGTGCCGGAAGCCGACGAGCACGCGTTCGACTTCGACCTGCTGGACCCGACCAAGATCATCCCGGAAGAGCTGGTGCCGGTTACGCCCCTGGGCAAGATGGTGCTGAACCGCAACCCGGACAACTTCTTTGCCGAAGTTGAGCAGGTAGCGTTTTGCCCGGGCCACATCGTGCCAGGCATCGACTTTAGCAACGACCCGTTGCTACAGGGCCGGCTGTTTTCTTACACCGATACCCAGCTAAGCCGTCTGGGTGGGCCTAACTTCCACCAGATCCCGATCAACCGCCCCGTCGCCCCTAACCACAATAATCAGCGCGATGCCTTGCACCAGCACCTGGTGCACCGCGGGCGCGCTTCCTACGAGCCAAA
Proteins encoded:
- a CDS encoding methionine ABC transporter ATP-binding protein; the protein is MIEFQQVHKTYRVAGREIPALNPTSLTIEDGQVFGLIGHSGAGKSTMLRLINRLEEPSGGKIIVDGEDVTAFNASQLRGFRQQVGMIFQHFNLLASKTVADNVALPLTLAGDLSRSEIDKRVTELLARVGLSDHAKKYPAQLSGGQKQRVGIARALSTNPKILLCDEATSALDPQTTASVLQLLAEINRELKLTIVLITHEMDVIRRVCDCVAVMDAGHIVEQGSVAEVFLHPQHATTKRFVQEDEQVDEGEQRDDFAHVPGRIVRLTFQGDATYAPLLGTVARETGVDYSILAGRIDRIKDVPYGQLTLALIGGDMEAAFARFKAADVHMEVLR
- a CDS encoding heme A synthase; the protein is MARPGFRLAVFATLLALLVVLLGAYTRLTHAGLGCPDWPGCYGFISVPKGEAQLAHAELHFPEHPVEAAKGWAEMVHRYFAGTLAVVIALLALQAVRRHARDGQPYRLPVLLLGVVLAQAAFGMWTVTLKLWPQVVTAHLLGGFTTLSLLFLLSLRLSRAFAPLPKLPLSLRRIAALALLVVIGQIALGGWVSANYAAVACIDLPTCHGQWWPAADFSNGFHLTQHVGPNYLGGQLDSDARTAIHISHRLGALLVTGVLLMLSWKLHRCGLPGLARLVLLALAVQVGLGISNVLLHLPLAVAVAHNAGGALLLLSMVLVNYRIRVVDKVRVGVGHGWRLRPVAGVGISHHMRNDSWRRF
- a CDS encoding cytochrome c oxidase subunit 3, translating into MASHQHYYVPAQSKWPIIATIGMFITVFGLGTWFNDMKAGHPDSHGPLIFFVGALFLAYMLFGWFGSVVRESRAGLYSPQLDRSFRWGMSWFIFSEVMFFLAFFGALFYVRVLAGPWLGGEGAKGVAHMLWPTFEFTWPLLHTPDPKLFPPPKEVIDPWHLPLINTILLVSSSVTITIAHHALRRNHRGPLKVWMALTIILGISFIALQAFEYHEAYTKLGLTLGSGIYGATFFMLTGFHGAHVTLGTIILIVMFVRILRGHFNPEKHFGFEAASWYWHFVDVVWVGLFIFVYVL
- the cyoE gene encoding heme o synthase; translated protein: MATLLSARRASWRDYLELTKPKVVVLMLITSLAGMFLATRAGVSWSVLLFGNLGIGLCASGAAVVNHVVDRRIDALMARTHKRPLAQGRVEPLPALLFALALALLGMALLLVFTNALTAWLTLASLLGYAVLYTGFLKRATPQNIVIGGLAGAAPPLLGWVAVSGHVSAEPLLLVLIIFAWTPPHFWALAIHRKEEYAKADIPMLPVTHGERYTKLHILLYTLVLLAVSLLPYAIHMSGPLYLACALLLGLRFLHWAWVLYRGSRPHAAIGTFKYSIGYLFALFIALLLDHYLLLNL
- a CDS encoding twin transmembrane helix small protein, giving the protein MLKAAIVLMLLATIASLFSGLVFLVKDDENSTRLLKALTVRVTLAALTIGLIAWGFISGQLVSHAPF
- a CDS encoding SCO family protein, whose amino-acid sequence is MTRTQKTVFILVAVVALIMGLTVNKVLNGRDQPNPTELIDAGIILLPQSRTVADVTMTNQDGQPVQLDDLKGKWSLLFFGYTYCPDICPTTLAQLRQVKSELPKEAVERLQVVLVSVDPNRDTPNQLKQYLGYFDKDFVGVAGSIEDTQKLANALSIPFIPADTSKPGYTVDHSGNLAVVGPDGRQRGFIRAPFNNQKLVAQLPGLVKRD
- a CDS encoding MetQ/NlpA family ABC transporter substrate-binding protein; its protein translation is MKKLLAVVAAVAAFSANAESLTVAATPVPHAEILNFVKPALAKEGVELKVKEFTDYIQPNVQVAEKRLDANFFQHQPYLDEFNKAKGTNLVSVAGVHIEPLGVYSTKIKKLEELSSGATVVIPNDATNGGRALLLLDKAGVIKLKDNKNILSTVKDVAENPKNLKFRELEAATIPRVLTQVDAALINTNYALEAKLNPEKDALAIEGSDSPYVNILVARPDNKDSDAMKKLAAALHSPEVKQFINEKYKGAVVPAF
- a CDS encoding SURF1 family protein — its product is MRPFRPGWLPTLVVLALLPGLIALGCWQLGRAEEKRMLLAIYAERQIEAPRATAQLTASQDNAYRHVHLYGRFDAEHSLLLDNRMRDGQAGVELLQPFHDQASGLWLLVNRGWLPWPDRRVPVQFATPSQTLALDASVYVAPGSTFQLHPDPAGGQWPRLLTAVDAAQLWQRLGREGFAHELRLQPGPAAYRLGWPVVAMGPEKHLGYAVQWFALAFALVLLYLYFGWHHNKEKRHGHRHSTGSA
- a CDS encoding methionine ABC transporter permease — its product is MDALNFFANVDWAEIWLATIDTMIMLFGSLFFTVLLGLPLGVLLFLCGPKQMFEQKGVYALLSLVVNILRSLPFIILLIVMIPITVLITGTSLGVAGAIPPLVVGATPFFARLVETALREVDRGIIEATQSMGATTRQIITSALLPEARPGIFAAITVTAITLVSYTAMAGVVGAGGLGDLAIRFGYQRFQTDVMVVTVVLLLVLVQVLQSVGDKLVVHFSRK
- a CDS encoding cytochrome c oxidase assembly protein, which produces MTGLTLKRLVLRLLMLTVVMFAFGFALVPIYDVMCKAFGINGKTGVQYEGSQVSDPTRSVRVQFMSTNASDMVWDFYSTADQLEVNPGAVNQMIFIAHNPTDRPMSAQAIPSITPAEAAAYFHKTECFCFTQQVLQPGERIEMPVRFIVDRDLPASVKHLTLAYTLFDITARHPPVAHVAAQDVQGAR
- the katE gene encoding catalase HPII, which gives rise to MPSKNTDAPKHSEAAGTQTPDRANTNAKLQSLEAARSDATGHALRTNQGVRIADNQNTLKAGDRGPSLLEDFIMREKITHFDHERIPERIVHARGTGAHGYFQSYGNHAELTKAGFLQDPEQLTPVFVRFSTVQGPRGSADTVRDVRGFAVKFYTDEGNFDLVGNNMPVFFIQDAIKFPDFVHAVKPEPHNEIPTGASAHDTFWDFVSLVPESAHMVMWAMSDRAIPRSLRMMEGFGVHTFRLINAQGETSFVKFHWKPRQGVHSLLWDEAQKLAGKDADFQRRDLWEAIETGDYPEWELGVQVVPEADEHAFDFDLLDPTKIIPEELVPVTPLGKMVLNRNPDNFFAEVEQVAFCPGHIVPGIDFSNDPLLQGRLFSYTDTQLSRLGGPNFHQIPINRPVAPNHNNQRDALHQHLVHRGRASYEPNSIDGGWPKETPPAPQDGGFESYQERIDAHKIRQRSESFGDHFSQAKLFFQSMSPTEQQHIIKAYSFELGKVERETIRAREVNEILANIDLKLAAAVAANLGLPAPKAGTVQVKASQLNQSPALSQMNHPGTVGIKGRKIAVLVADGVDAASVDKLVKALEAHSARPMLLGPTSAPVKTADGKQLPVAASMEGMPSIMFDGIVVPGGKASTDGLAGSGLAKHFLLEGYKHLKAMMLTKELLGSLGLKEDKGLLLGDEQKVVDAFVKAVEGHRVWEREAAAEAVPA